The following coding sequences are from one Liolophura sinensis isolate JHLJ2023 chromosome 12, CUHK_Ljap_v2, whole genome shotgun sequence window:
- the LOC135479689 gene encoding ATP-binding cassette sub-family C member 5-like → MTDTERIEQAVEAIRIFSVAPYLILTLVYLGIVVGPVSLVPFAVYIVNLCFTTAIGRTISKLRKYTADITDKRIQTMNEILNNMKTLKIICLEKVFSKTVNDIRHLELKSIRKLLALTSFATTSKGNFEVILKVLAVVSLLLWKGWMSQPEIFTIFAATLPFGVMLIFLPTWVKQIADLHVAIKRIEVLLQMEEFVPVKGSSQEIHCRDIAVKLTSVQLYRAPPAHETTGKAKMTKDKECKIGSGGEKAREMSGTEPEDIANDRYSDRSTISQNPAGSKTLEFTIKKCHRESGEVLVNGTIAYVPQASWITSATFRENIVMGNQFDQGRYDQVLKDCCLMKDVSLLSEGDQTEIGERGVNLSGGQKQRVSLARALYSNRDIYLLDDPLSALDASIADVIFRQCIMGLWMKGKTTLIVTHQVQLLSQCDNVLFFSHTDPPIMSSHAELLEANEKYTAMISSAQPEKKPHTAKHPIIEDSKPIQITWSSFMTYVGYAGSRIWLTAGILLIISLSALVIMSAPVLTAIWFEFVPQPENCTVNCQIITYQGANMYLMTILLLIPPVSLCFTILSTAAITLMACKASRNLHAELFTRLMGGTLTFFEETPIGVIQNWFSSDVDMVDNCLPFDLEKTVMLLSRIAICLIAFVVIWPLEGVLILICILLISAIGVVSFKALNLLQKLEKMAKSPICTLASSTIDGLASISVYGKTQKFQNAFFALVDRHCITNICSASVGQFSFFWIGLVSRAPLVSVVVVLTLLPTTYPESGLLLILSILITMIVPYATQNVNKVCSHVASVERIHRFTQAIPQEKTSHNKPVKSLEHWPLFGEITFRNVVLRYKPTMTPTLKHATFHVKAREKIGVVGRSGAGKSSIISALLRLVELDEGSIVIDNVDISRIGLSELRSKIFLLPQDPAIFKGTIRSNLDPFEEKSDLEIWEALAMCHLLHKIRALPSGLSHSVMGGNSTLSMGEKQLVGLTRAVLQRSQIMLLDEATASVDPHTESLIQDTLRTVFARSTMLIVAHRLKTVMHCDKIMVVSEGQVIEFDTPSNLLKYNSHFKRLWDSSDNKDDD, encoded by the exons ATGACAGACACTGAAAGGATTGAGCAAGCAGTGGAGGCCATCCGGATATTTTCTGTCGCCCCGTACTTGATTCTCACCCTTGTCTACCTGGGCATCGTGGTTGGGCCTGTGTCGTTAGTGCCGTTTGCTGTTTACATTGTCAATCTTTGTTTCACG ACAGCTATTGGTAGAACGATCAGCAAGCTCAGGAAATATACAGCGGACATTACCGATAAAAGA ATTCAGACCATGAACGAGATTCTTAACAAtatgaaaacactaaaaatCATTTGTCTGGAGAAAGTTTTTTCGAAAACTGTCAATG ATATTCGACATCTTGAGTTGAAAAGCATCAGGAAACTTTTGGCTCTGACATCCTTTGCAACTACGTCGAAGGGAAACTTTGAAGTGATCCTGAAAGTGTTggcagttgtctcccttctaTTGTGGAAAGGTTGGATGAGTCAGCCAGAG ATTTTCACCATATTTGCAGCTACCTTACCTTTCGGTGTAATGTTGATATTCTTACCCACTTGGGTCAAACAGATCGCAGATCTTCATGTGGCGATAAAACGGATTGAG GTACTTCTGCAGATGGAGGAATTCGTCCCAGTGAAGGGATCCTCGCAGGAGATTCACTGCCGTGACATTGCAGTCAAGTTAACATCAGTTCAACTTTACCGCGCTCCTCCTGCGCATGAAACCACAG GAAAAGCCAAGATGACAAAAGACAAAGAGTGTAAGATAGGATCCGGAGGTGAGAAGGCACGGGAAATGAGTGGAACGGAACCGGAAGACATCGCCAATGACAGATATTCGGACAGGAGCACGATCAGTCAAAATCCAGCTGGTTCAAAGACTTTAGAATTCACCATTAAGAAG TGTCACCGAGAAAGCGGTGAAGTGCTTGTAAATGGGACAATTGCTTACGTGCCACAGGCTTCGTGGATCACTAGCGCCACCTTTCGAGAAAACATTGTGATGGGGAACCAATTtgatcaggggag GTACGATCAGGTTCTCaaggattgttgtttaatgaaaGACGTCAGCCTGCTGTCAGAGGGAGACCAGACTGAG ATTGGTGAACGGGGAGTTAACTTAAGTGGTGGACAAAAGCAGAGAGTAAGCCTTGCACGCGCTCTCTATAGCAACAGAGACATCTACCTTTTGGACGATCCGCTGTCTGCGCTTGATGCCAGTATTGCTGATGTGATCTTCAGGCAATGCATTATGGGACTTTGGATGAAAGGGAAGACAACTCTAATTGTCACTCATCAAGTTCAG CTCCTCTCGCAATGTGAcaacgttttgtttttttctcacacGGATCCACCCATTATGTCATCCCATGCCGAGCTGTTGGAGGCTAATGAGAAATACACGGCAATGATCTCATCAGCACAACCTGAAAAGAAACCCCATACAG CCAAACATCCCATCATAGAAGATTCGAAGCCTATACAGATCACGTGGTCCAGCTTTATGACATATGTGGGATACGCTGGAAGCAGAATCTGGCTAACCGCCGGGATCCTATTGATCATCAGTCTTTCAGCCCTAGTCATCATGTCTGCACCGGTGTTGACAGCTATTTGGTTTGAATTTGTGCCTCAG ccAGAGAACTGCACGGTCAACTGTCAGATCATCACCTACCAAGGAGCCAACATGTACTTGATGACTATCCTTCTGCTCATCCcccctgtgtcattgtgctttaccATCCTCTCCACCGCCGCCATTACACTG ATGGCCTGTAAGGCATCAAGAAATCTTCATGCAGAATTGTTTACACGACTGATGGGAGGAACACTGACGTTCTTTGAGGAAACTCCCATCGGTGTCATCCAGAACTGGTTCTCATCAGATGTGGACATGG TTGATAACTGTCTTCCATTTGATCTGGAGAAGACCGTGATGCTGTTGTCTCGAATTGCCATCTGTCTCATCGCATTTGTCGTCATTTGGCCGTTAGAGGGCGTTCTTATCCTCATCTGCATTTTGCTTATTTCCGCAATTGGAGTTGTTAGCTTTAAGGCGCTGAATCTTCTACAGAAACTCGAAAAAATGGCGAAATCTCCAATCTGCACCTTAGCTTCTTCCACCATCGATGGTCTGGCGTCCATCTCAGTGTACGGAAAAAcccaaaaatttcaaaatgc GTTTTTCGCCCTTGTTGACCGTCACTGCATCACAAACATCTGCTCGGCTAGTGTGGGACAATTTTCCTTCTTCTGGATCGGGCTTGTGTCTCGGGCACCCCTTGTCTCTGTTGTTGTAGTGCTTACCTTGCTTCCAACCACCTATCCGGAATCCGGCCTCCTGTTGATCCTCTCGATACTG ATAACGATGATTGTGCCGTATGCCACCCAGAACGTCAACAAAGTCTGTAGCCACGTGGCCTCCGTAGAGAGGATTCACAGATTTACTCAG GCAATACCTCAGGAGAAAACGTCCCACAACAAGCCGGTCAAGTCTTTAGAACATTGGCCATTGTTTGGAGAAATCACCTTTCGGAATGTGGTTCTACGTTACAAACCAACGATGACGCCAACACTGAAACACGCGACATTCCACGTGAAAGCACGAGAAAAGATAGGAGTAGTCGGTCGATCAGGGGCTG GGAAATCATCGATCATCTCCGCGTTGCTAAGACTGGTGGAACTGGATGAAGGAAGCATCGTCATCGATAACGTAGACATCTCCAGGATCGGTCTGTCAGAACTCCGCTCGAAGATTTTCCTGCTGCCACAAGACCCTGCCATATTTAAGGGAACCATAAG ATCAAATCTTGATCCATTTGAAGAGAAAAGCGATTTAGAGATTTGGGAGGCATTGGCAATGTGTCATCTTTTGCACAAG ATCCGTGCACTTCCGAGTGGGTTGTCACACTCCgtcatgggaggtaactccacGCTTTCTATGGGAGAAAAACAACTCGTGGGTCTCACCAGGGCCGTCTTACAACGTTCACAG